In Planctomycetaceae bacterium, the DNA window TCAGAATCAGGTGGTCCTGGGCGGCTTCTCTCAGGGAGCGATGTGTTCGACCGATGTCGTCCTGCGGCACGGATTTTCACCGGCAATGCTCGCGTTATTCTCCGGCACCATGCTTTGTCGGGAAGACTGGACAAATCTTGCAAAGGCACATCCGGGCTGTCAGGTATTCCAGTCCCATGGGCAACAGGACATGGTTCTGCCATTTCGGCCCGCTGTGGAACTCAGCCAAATGCTGTTTGACGCCGATTTCAGGACCGAATTTCATGAATTTCAGGGAGGCCACACCATACCTGCGTCGGTCCTTCATGAGTTTTCAGAGTCCCTCAGTAGTTTGCTTGGTTGAGTGAGTTGAGAAACGCAATTACTATCCCATCCTTGGTTTGTGTTTGGGCGACATACCGCCGCCGGAATTAGCATCCAATTACCGAAACAGTCGCGTCAGTTGTTGAAACAGGACCTTAGACATGATCGTTGGAAAGATCTGGAGTGCCTTCAAGGCTCAGATGAACAAACTGGCCAACTTCTTCTGGACTGCCGATCCCATAGCGCAGATGCAATATGAATACGATCAGGCTGTTGAGCAACTGAAAGGTGGAAAAGACGGACTCGCTCAGTATCGAGCCCTCGTGGAACGCGTCAGCCAGCAGGTTGCCAATGACAAACGCCACGTGGCTAAACTTGAAGGCCAGGTGAAAGCGTACCTGCAGGCGGGTGACCGACAAACGGCAGCAAAGTTTGCGCTGGAGATGCAGAAGGCAAAAGACCAGCTCGCAGAAAACATTTCCCAGCTGGAAATGCACGAGAAAGCTTACGAAAACAACCTGCTGAAAATTAAGAATGCCACGAAGAAAGTCGGCGAGATCAAAGAGAAGATGCACAAGTACGATGCGGAATTGAAGATGAGCCGGGCGGAAGCAGAGCTGTCCGAAATTGCAGGCTCCTTCAACTTCGATGTCACGACGGATCTGGGACAAATTGAAAACGTACTGCAGGACCAAATCAACAAGAACAGGGCAAAGGCTCGTGTCGCCTCCGACCTGTCGGAACAAGGCATCGAACAAATCGAGCGAGAAACCGCTGCGGAAGCTGCCATGGCTGAGGATGCCCTGAAACAGTTCGAACTGGAACTCGGCATGATTTCACCACAGACCGTTAATATCGGACAGGAGGAAAAAGACCTGGGACCTTCGCAGAAGACAACGGAGCTCAACTAAGCTCTTCCGAAAACGGCAGGAAAAGCCCGGCAGACACTGTCGGGCTTTTTTCACATGCATGTCGTTCGTCATCCAATCAGATCACGACAGAAGGTCCAGAAAGAAGGCGACGGAATTCTGCCGACCCATGCGAAAGCGCGAATCATGTCTGACGTCATTGAGAATGCATCCCCAACTGTAACTGAACTGGCTCTGCCGGAATGGTACCCATCGTGGGCCGTCCGACTTTCAC includes these proteins:
- a CDS encoding PspA/IM30 family protein, with the protein product MIVGKIWSAFKAQMNKLANFFWTADPIAQMQYEYDQAVEQLKGGKDGLAQYRALVERVSQQVANDKRHVAKLEGQVKAYLQAGDRQTAAKFALEMQKAKDQLAENISQLEMHEKAYENNLLKIKNATKKVGEIKEKMHKYDAELKMSRAEAELSEIAGSFNFDVTTDLGQIENVLQDQINKNRAKARVASDLSEQGIEQIERETAAEAAMAEDALKQFELELGMISPQTVNIGQEEKDLGPSQKTTELN